Proteins from one Ardenticatena maritima genomic window:
- a CDS encoding cobyrinate a,c-diamide synthase, with protein MTIPRLVVAGAHSGVGKTTLATGLMAALARRGLAVQPFKVGPDYIDPTYHTLATGRASRNLDTWMVSPERVAALFGRAARDADIAVIEGVMGVFDGYGYEDDRGSTAEVARLLRAPVVLVLDVARVARSAAAMAHGFATFAPDLPLAGFILNRVGSAAHGDGVRRAVEQATGLPVLGVVPREASAQVPSRHLGLVPTVEPGAWAAFVHAAADLVERTCDVAALLALAHAAPPLCGAASLPPPRPCAFRRIGVARDEAFSFYYEDNLDVWRDAGVEIVPFSPLRDRALPSDVDALYIGGGFPELYAEALADNAALRADVRAAHAADVPLYAECGGFMYLMQAIITQEGRAFPMVGLVPGNAVMQARRERLGYVEVEPARPHWVARDGVRLRGHVFHWSRWEGFTPSRETAAWVVLPRRGGDVLPEGYRRGRLVASYVHVHWAGEWWGA; from the coding sequence ATGACGATTCCGCGTTTGGTTGTGGCCGGTGCGCACAGCGGGGTTGGCAAAACCACGCTGGCCACCGGCCTGATGGCGGCTTTGGCGCGCCGCGGGTTGGCGGTGCAGCCCTTCAAAGTTGGTCCCGATTACATTGACCCCACCTACCACACCCTCGCCACCGGGCGCGCCTCGCGCAATCTGGACACGTGGATGGTCTCCCCCGAGCGTGTAGCGGCGCTGTTTGGGCGTGCCGCGCGCGATGCGGACATTGCCGTCATCGAAGGCGTGATGGGGGTGTTCGACGGCTACGGCTATGAGGACGACCGGGGGAGCACGGCGGAGGTGGCGCGGTTGTTGCGTGCGCCCGTAGTGCTCGTGCTGGATGTGGCGCGCGTGGCGCGGAGCGCCGCGGCGATGGCGCACGGGTTCGCCACATTCGCCCCCGATCTGCCGCTGGCGGGCTTCATTCTCAATCGGGTGGGGAGTGCGGCGCATGGCGACGGCGTGCGCCGGGCGGTCGAACAGGCGACAGGCTTACCCGTGTTGGGAGTTGTGCCCCGCGAGGCGTCGGCGCAGGTGCCGTCGCGCCATTTGGGGCTGGTGCCCACGGTTGAACCAGGCGCGTGGGCGGCGTTCGTTCATGCCGCGGCGGATTTGGTGGAGCGGACGTGTGATGTGGCGGCGTTGCTCGCGCTGGCGCACGCAGCCCCCCCGTTGTGTGGGGCGGCTTCCTTGCCGCCGCCGCGCCCTTGCGCCTTTCGGCGTATCGGCGTGGCGCGTGATGAGGCGTTCAGTTTCTACTACGAGGACAATCTCGATGTCTGGCGCGATGCAGGCGTGGAGATTGTGCCCTTCAGCCCGTTGCGCGACCGTGCGCTCCCCTCTGATGTGGATGCGTTGTACATTGGCGGCGGTTTCCCCGAACTGTATGCCGAAGCCCTGGCGGACAATGCGGCTTTGCGCGCCGATGTGCGTGCGGCGCATGCAGCGGATGTGCCGCTGTATGCCGAGTGTGGGGGCTTCATGTACTTGATGCAGGCGATTATCACACAGGAAGGGCGCGCTTTCCCCATGGTGGGGCTTGTGCCGGGGAACGCGGTCATGCAGGCGCGGCGCGAACGGCTGGGATATGTGGAAGTTGAACCGGCGCGCCCGCATTGGGTGGCGCGCGACGGTGTGCGCTTGCGGGGGCACGTGTTCCATTGGAGCCGCTGGGAGGGGTTCACCCCGTCGCGCGAGACGGCGGCGTGGGTGGTGTTGCCGCGCCGCGGTGGTGATGTGTTGCCGGAGGGCTACCGCCGCGGGCGGTTGGTGGCGTCGTATGTGCATGTGCATTGGGCGGGGGAATGGTGGGGCGCGTAG
- a CDS encoding biotin transporter BioY, which yields MTHYPTITQAIWPQATWRHKALLVVLGSLLTAVAAQISIPLPFSPVPITGQTFAVLLVGALLGSRAGAAAMLAYLAEGAAGLPVFAGGKGGLAVLVGPTAGYLFGFVAAAFVVGWLCERGWDRRVWTAALAMLIGNVVIYLFGLPWLAKFVGTDKVLVMGLLPFIPGDLFKLVLAALALPSGWKLLGLKSE from the coding sequence ATGACACACTACCCAACCATCACCCAAGCCATCTGGCCGCAAGCCACCTGGCGACACAAAGCGCTGCTGGTGGTGCTGGGCAGCCTGTTGACGGCTGTCGCCGCGCAAATCAGCATCCCCTTGCCGTTTAGCCCTGTGCCCATCACCGGGCAAACGTTCGCCGTCTTGCTGGTGGGGGCGCTGTTGGGCAGCCGCGCGGGGGCGGCGGCAATGCTCGCCTACCTTGCCGAAGGCGCGGCGGGCTTGCCCGTCTTTGCCGGCGGGAAAGGCGGATTGGCGGTGCTGGTGGGACCCACCGCGGGGTATCTGTTCGGCTTTGTGGCGGCGGCGTTCGTCGTCGGCTGGCTGTGTGAACGGGGCTGGGACCGTCGCGTCTGGACGGCGGCGCTGGCGATGTTGATTGGCAACGTGGTGATTTACCTGTTCGGCTTGCCCTGGCTAGCGAAATTTGTGGGCACAGACAAGGTGCTGGTGATGGGCTTGTTGCCCTTCATTCCCGGCGACCTGTTCAAACTGGTGCTGGCGGCGCTGGCGTTGCCGTCGGGCTGGAAACTGCTGGGCTTGAAGAGTGAGTGA
- the cobT gene encoding nicotinate-nucleotide--dimethylbenzimidazole phosphoribosyltransferase yields MQKLNATIAAIRPLDKAAMQAARERQDQLTKPRGSLGRLETLSVQLAGILGTPRPRLRDKAVVTMAGDHGVVAEGVSAFPQEVTPQMVYNFLRGGAAINVLARHAGARVVVVDMGVAVDLDPHPDLVVKKIGYGTGNIAVEPAMTREQAIAALEAGIEVVEAEVARGLDVLATGDMGIGNTTPSAAIAAAITGRAPGEIVGRGTGLDEVGVARKIGAVQRALAANRPDPYDGVDVLAKVGGFEIGGLAGAILGAAAAGRPVVVDGFISTAAAMIAVSLAPQVRPYLIAAHHSQERGHRIMLDWLGLHPLLNLDLRLGEGTGAALAFHVLDAACAVLNEMATFAEAGVSEEIEKTEKEGRILEA; encoded by the coding sequence ATGCAAAAACTCAACGCAACCATTGCCGCCATTCGTCCGCTGGACAAAGCCGCTATGCAGGCCGCCCGTGAGCGGCAAGACCAATTGACCAAGCCGCGTGGAAGTTTGGGGCGGCTGGAAACATTGTCGGTGCAACTGGCGGGCATTTTGGGCACGCCCCGCCCCCGCCTGCGCGACAAAGCGGTCGTCACCATGGCGGGCGACCATGGCGTGGTCGCCGAAGGCGTGAGCGCATTCCCCCAGGAAGTGACGCCCCAGATGGTGTACAACTTCCTGCGGGGTGGCGCAGCCATCAACGTGCTGGCGCGGCATGCGGGGGCGCGTGTGGTCGTGGTGGACATGGGCGTCGCTGTTGATTTGGACCCACACCCCGACCTGGTGGTGAAGAAAATTGGCTATGGCACGGGCAACATTGCGGTTGAACCGGCGATGACGCGCGAGCAAGCCATCGCCGCGCTGGAAGCGGGGATTGAGGTTGTCGAAGCCGAAGTGGCGCGCGGGCTGGATGTGCTCGCCACCGGCGACATGGGCATTGGGAACACCACGCCGTCGGCGGCGATTGCCGCGGCTATTACCGGGCGTGCGCCGGGCGAAATTGTGGGGCGCGGCACCGGGCTGGATGAGGTAGGCGTGGCGCGCAAAATTGGCGCTGTCCAGCGGGCGCTTGCCGCCAACCGTCCCGACCCCTACGATGGGGTGGACGTGCTCGCCAAGGTGGGGGGCTTTGAAATTGGCGGGCTAGCCGGCGCGATTCTGGGCGCGGCGGCGGCGGGTCGCCCCGTGGTGGTGGATGGCTTCATCTCAACTGCGGCGGCGATGATTGCCGTGTCGCTGGCGCCGCAGGTGCGCCCGTACCTCATTGCCGCGCATCACTCGCAAGAGCGGGGGCACCGCATCATGCTGGATTGGCTGGGGCTTCACCCACTGCTGAACCTCGATTTGCGGCTGGGTGAAGGCACGGGCGCGGCGCTCGCCTTCCACGTGCTGGACGCGGCGTGCGCCGTCCTGAACGAGATGGCGACGTTTGCCGAGGCGGGCGTTTCCGAGGAGATTGAGAAAACAGAAAAAGAAGGGCGTATCCTGGAAGCCTGA
- the cobA gene encoding uroporphyrinogen-III C-methyltransferase, translated as MSGKVYLVGAGPGAADLITLRGLRALQRADVVLYDRLIAPELLDEAPPHAERIFVGKAASRHTMPQDAINALLVERARAGQQVVRLKGGDPFVFGRGGEEMLALLEAGVPFEVVPGVSSAIAVPALAGIPVTHRDVASGFAVVAGHETPDKAASSLDWSALARIPTLVVLMARKNIAAICTALLSAGRAPDTPAAAISAGGTPHEQVVAATLATLAQAVEAADMPTPMLVIVGEVVHLMPSCATNRFSR; from the coding sequence ATGAGCGGCAAAGTCTATCTCGTCGGCGCGGGACCCGGCGCGGCGGACCTCATCACCTTGCGGGGGCTGCGCGCCCTGCAACGCGCCGATGTCGTGCTCTACGACCGCTTGATTGCCCCCGAATTGCTTGACGAAGCGCCGCCGCACGCCGAGCGCATTTTCGTGGGCAAAGCCGCCAGTCGGCACACCATGCCCCAGGACGCCATCAACGCGCTGTTGGTCGAACGGGCGCGCGCCGGGCAACAGGTGGTGCGCCTGAAAGGCGGCGACCCGTTTGTCTTCGGGCGCGGGGGCGAGGAAATGCTGGCGTTGCTGGAAGCGGGCGTCCCGTTTGAGGTGGTGCCGGGCGTCTCGTCGGCGATTGCGGTGCCGGCGTTGGCGGGCATTCCCGTGACGCATCGGGACGTCGCCAGTGGGTTCGCAGTGGTGGCGGGGCACGAAACGCCGGACAAAGCCGCCTCGTCGCTGGATTGGTCGGCGCTGGCGCGCATTCCCACGCTGGTGGTGCTGATGGCGCGCAAAAATATCGCTGCCATTTGCACGGCGCTGCTCAGCGCCGGGCGCGCGCCCGACACACCCGCCGCCGCCATCAGCGCCGGCGGCACACCGCACGAGCAGGTGGTTGCGGCGACGCTGGCGACGTTGGCGCAGGCGGTGGAAGCCGCCGACATGCCCACGCCCATGCTGGTGATTGTGGGGGAGGTTGTGCATCTCATGCCGTCGTGTGCAACCAATCGATTTTCACGATAA